TAATGGCTTGATAATCCCCTGTTTCCTCTCGCCGCTTCAGCCACAGGTCTAGGGTGTTGCGACTGATATTAAACATGCGACAGACGTCGCTTTTGCCTTCTCCACTCTGAAAAACTTCAATCGCTTTTTGCCGCAGGTCATAGCTGTAAGGGGCAGGCATAGTTGTTCCCAACGCTTCTCTCCCTCTAGAATAGCGTCCTAATGCAGCTACGTAGGGCTATATATGCAGTTTTGTTGTCACGTCGTAGCAATTCTGGTTTCCTTGCTGATACCATTAATCCCGCAAACCGAGCGATCGCTCTATCTTTCAAAAACTCGTCACTCAAATCCTGAGTCACTACATCCTCATAGCTATAGGCATCAATCAGGTGGTAGACAGGTCGCTCAATTCCAGGGTTTAAGTCGCGCGACATCAGGAATTCTCGCGAAATAGTATCTGAATCGGCACCCATTACGGTACCACCGAGTAACCGCGCAGCCTCCTTATCAAGTACGTATTGAGTGGTTTCTCTAAAGTTGTGATTCTGCAAGGTCTTCCCAATCATGCGTCTGTTTCCTCCTGATTGGTATGCTTGCCTGAGCTCAATTGCAGCCCGCTTTCTACTAGCAGTTTCTCAAGCCGTTCCAGTTGTTCTAGGTAAGCCGCAGTGAGGGGTAAATCTCTGTTTTGCTGAACTGCTGTATTCATTGCCTTCGCCATTTGGTTGCAGTTAGCTCTGAGTTGAGCGAGCTGAACGTAGGCTGCTCGGTTGATTTGAGGGGCGATCGCCCTCGGGCGAGGAATGCCAGATCCGAACACTTTCGCTCGCACAAACGCTGAGAGATTAACCCCCTGCCGTAGTTCTTCTAGTCGCTGTTCCTCTGCTTCAGTGACGTAAAAGCGCTTGGCGATCGTTCTGCGTTGATGTAGTTCAGAACCTCCTAAAGCCTCTCGAATCTCACCTTTGAGTTCCGCGATCGCCTGATCCATCGACTCAAACTTAGGCATAAAACTCCAACTCGCCACCAAGCCATCAGAATTCTGTAGTAACACTTCTGGATGGATTTCGGCAGACTCGCAGGCGAAAAGCTACTGCCCAAATTCAAAGTTTTGCTAAGACCGCCTTCTGAAGTCGCCAGCCTCTACATGATTTCGTTAGAAGAGTAGTAGGAGCATTCCATCAGAGTCATGGCGATTTGGGCAAGACTCAGTGAGGCCATTATGGGCAAGCCGCCGAAGATTTATCCCGAGAGCACTGCGAACCAGTTGAGTTCAAAACTGGAGCACCTGGCGCAAAACCCCAAGGGCTTGCAGGTGAAAGAGCTGGTGTTTCGGCTCAGGCCTAAAATCGAAGCGGCGCAGGAATCGGGCTACACCTTAGAAGATATTGCCAACCTGTTTAAGGCAGAAGGCGTTGACCTAACCTTA
The window above is part of the Trichocoleus sp. FACHB-46 genome. Proteins encoded here:
- a CDS encoding helix-turn-helix domain-containing protein, which encodes MPAPYSYDLRQKAIEVFQSGEGKSDVCRMFNISRNTLDLWLKRREETGDYQAI